One Telluria mixta DNA window includes the following coding sequences:
- a CDS encoding D-glycero-alpha-D-manno-heptose-1,7-bisphosphate 7-phosphatase, producing MKAIFLDKDGTLVPDLPHNVEPACITLCRGAGPALRLLARLGYRLFVVTNQPGIAFGRFAAAAMDAVNARVRDLLLHEHLALDGFYFCPHHPEGTVAPWAIECHCRKPLPGLLLKAAHEHGIDLRASWMVGDILHDVEAGNRAGCRTILIDNGNETEWRLGPRRVPTRMAPDLYTAAVLIASHGDTP from the coding sequence TTGAAAGCCATATTTCTCGACAAGGACGGGACGCTCGTGCCCGACCTTCCCCACAACGTCGAGCCCGCGTGCATCACGCTGTGCCGCGGCGCCGGCCCCGCGCTGCGCCTGCTGGCGCGGCTGGGCTACCGGCTGTTCGTCGTCACCAACCAGCCGGGCATCGCATTCGGACGCTTCGCCGCGGCCGCGATGGACGCCGTGAACGCCCGCGTACGCGACCTGCTGCTGCACGAACACCTGGCCCTCGACGGCTTTTATTTCTGCCCGCACCATCCGGAAGGCACGGTCGCGCCCTGGGCGATCGAATGCCATTGCCGCAAACCGCTGCCCGGCCTGCTGCTGAAGGCGGCGCACGAACACGGCATCGACCTGCGCGCATCGTGGATGGTGGGCGACATCCTGCACGACGTGGAGGCCGGCAACCGGGCCGGCTGCCGCACCATCCTCATCGACAACGGCAACGAGACGGAATGGCGGCTCGGCCCCCGCCGCGTGCCGACGCGCATGGCGCCCGACCTGTACACGGCCGCCGTGCTGATCGCCAGCCATGGAGACACGCCATGA
- a CDS encoding CYTH domain-containing protein: protein MGVEIERKFLLANEGWRGQGTPTRMRQGYLVADPVRTVRVRIEGERAVITIKGKSTGASRGEWEYEIPVADATELLDGLCEQPQVEKIRHRIEHAGHTWEVDEFLGLNAGLVVAEIELDAEDEAFETPDWIGQEVTGEKRYYNSSLIRMPYSQWQDKA, encoded by the coding sequence ATGGGCGTCGAGATCGAACGCAAGTTCCTGCTGGCGAACGAAGGCTGGCGCGGGCAGGGCACCCCGACGCGCATGCGCCAGGGTTATCTCGTGGCGGATCCCGTGCGGACCGTGCGCGTGCGCATCGAGGGCGAGCGGGCCGTCATCACCATCAAAGGCAAGAGTACCGGGGCATCGCGCGGCGAGTGGGAATACGAGATCCCCGTGGCGGACGCGACGGAACTGCTCGACGGCCTGTGCGAGCAGCCGCAGGTGGAAAAGATCCGCCACCGCATCGAGCATGCGGGCCATACTTGGGAAGTGGACGAGTTCCTCGGCCTGAACGCCGGGCTCGTCGTGGCGGAGATCGAACTCGATGCCGAGGACGAGGCGTTCGAGACGCCGGACTGGATCGGCCAGGAAGTCACGGGCGAGAAGCGCTACTACAACTCCAGCCTGATCAGGATGCCGTACTCGCAGTGGCAGGACAAAGCGTGA
- a CDS encoding serine hydrolase domain-containing protein, translated as MKRRLLLALAVCAMATAQGATVPKPKAEPSYFPPAGEWAHKPPAQLGVDPAKLREAVAYAQAHETERARDFSDQRQTFGEPLGSLPSTRAPTNGVVIYKGYVVAEFGDTHFVDPTYSVAKSMLSTVAGVALRDGKIADLDQPVGATVKDGGYASPHNAAVTWKHHLQQESEWEGSMWGKNADFVGHEAFGEGERKPRTFQDPGTFYEYNDVRINRFALSLLRVFGRPVPDVFQDEVMDPIGASHQWKWVPYTNSYVDMNGKLAASVSGGTRWGGGMWIDSWDLARFGYLWLRQGNWNGRQIVPQDYVKAALTPSAHGPDYGYLWWLNTKGKNLPGLPPTAYAALGAGSNDIVVSPEHDLVIVWRWHAGNPAEFAKRVIAALPVR; from the coding sequence GTGAAGCGCCGGCTGCTGCTCGCGCTGGCCGTGTGCGCAATGGCCACGGCGCAAGGCGCCACGGTGCCGAAGCCGAAGGCGGAGCCGTCCTACTTTCCGCCGGCCGGCGAGTGGGCCCACAAACCGCCCGCCCAACTGGGTGTCGATCCCGCGAAGCTGCGCGAGGCCGTCGCGTACGCGCAGGCGCACGAGACGGAGCGGGCCCGCGACTTTTCCGACCAGCGGCAGACGTTCGGCGAGCCGCTCGGCTCGCTGCCGTCGACACGCGCGCCGACGAATGGCGTCGTCATCTACAAGGGCTATGTCGTGGCGGAATTCGGGGACACGCACTTCGTCGACCCGACGTATTCCGTGGCAAAGAGCATGCTGTCGACCGTCGCCGGCGTCGCCCTGCGCGACGGGAAGATCGCGGACCTCGACCAGCCGGTCGGCGCGACCGTGAAGGATGGCGGCTACGCGTCGCCTCACAACGCGGCCGTCACGTGGAAGCACCACCTGCAGCAGGAGTCCGAGTGGGAAGGCAGCATGTGGGGCAAGAACGCGGACTTCGTCGGCCATGAAGCGTTCGGCGAGGGCGAGCGCAAGCCGCGCACGTTCCAGGATCCCGGCACGTTCTACGAATACAACGACGTGCGCATCAACCGCTTCGCGCTGTCGCTGCTGCGCGTGTTCGGCCGGCCCGTCCCCGACGTGTTCCAGGACGAGGTCATGGACCCCATCGGCGCGTCGCACCAATGGAAGTGGGTGCCCTACACCAATAGCTACGTGGACATGAACGGCAAGCTCGCCGCGTCCGTCAGCGGCGGCACGCGCTGGGGCGGCGGCATGTGGATCGATTCCTGGGACCTGGCGCGCTTCGGCTATTTGTGGCTGCGCCAGGGAAATTGGAACGGCCGCCAGATCGTACCGCAGGACTATGTGAAGGCGGCACTGACGCCCAGCGCGCACGGTCCCGATTATGGCTATCTGTGGTGGCTGAACACGAAGGGCAAGAACCTGCCGGGGCTGCCGCCGACGGCGTACGCGGCGCTGGGCGCCGGGAGCAACGACATCGTGGTGTCTCCCGAGCATGATCTCGTGATCGTGTGGCGCTGGCATGCGGGCAATCCGGCCGAATTCGCCAAACGTGTGATCGCGGCGCTGCCGGTACGGTAA
- a CDS encoding M14 family metallopeptidase, whose product MPIKISQLFDSGAIDVVQATDPRQIDLKLRKDSSADIHQWFHFRLQGARGQACTIRFLNAGQATYPKGFEGYQVAASYDTENWFRVPTSFDGQVMTVNHTPELDSIYYAYFEPYTWERHLRLLGEVAENPIARVHDIGTTVDGRDMNLVVVGNPKAEKKIWVIARQHPGETMAEWFVEGMMDALLDNSNPVSRKLLQRAVFYIVPNMNPDGSVRGNLRTNAAGANLNREWMTPSPERSPEVLCVKNKIHETGVDMFFDIHGDEALPYNFVAGSEMLEDFTPERLAAQNAFIERYMAASPDFQNVYGYAASKYNEELLTLASKYIGHTFKCLSLTLEMPFKDNANLPDPYVGWNGARSAALGAAMLQPILQSLDD is encoded by the coding sequence ATGCCCATCAAGATCAGCCAGCTGTTCGATTCCGGTGCGATCGACGTCGTCCAGGCCACCGACCCGCGCCAGATCGACCTCAAGCTGCGCAAGGATTCTTCAGCCGACATCCACCAGTGGTTCCACTTCCGCCTGCAGGGCGCGCGCGGCCAGGCCTGCACGATCCGCTTCCTGAACGCGGGCCAGGCGACGTATCCGAAGGGCTTCGAGGGCTACCAGGTGGCGGCCAGCTACGACACCGAGAACTGGTTCCGGGTTCCGACTTCCTTCGACGGCCAGGTGATGACCGTCAACCACACCCCCGAGCTGGACAGCATTTATTACGCCTATTTCGAGCCCTACACCTGGGAGCGCCACCTGCGCCTGCTCGGTGAAGTGGCCGAGAATCCGATCGCGCGCGTGCACGACATCGGCACGACCGTCGACGGCCGCGACATGAACCTCGTCGTGGTCGGCAATCCGAAGGCCGAGAAAAAGATCTGGGTGATCGCGCGCCAGCATCCGGGCGAGACGATGGCCGAGTGGTTCGTCGAGGGCATGATGGATGCGCTGCTCGACAATTCGAACCCCGTGTCGCGCAAGCTGCTGCAGCGCGCCGTCTTCTACATCGTGCCGAACATGAACCCGGATGGTTCCGTCCGCGGCAACCTGCGCACGAACGCGGCCGGCGCCAACCTGAACCGCGAGTGGATGACGCCGTCGCCCGAACGCAGCCCGGAAGTGCTGTGCGTGAAGAACAAGATCCACGAGACGGGCGTCGACATGTTCTTCGACATCCACGGCGACGAGGCGCTGCCGTACAACTTCGTGGCCGGCAGCGAGATGCTGGAAGATTTCACGCCGGAGCGCCTGGCAGCGCAGAACGCGTTCATCGAGCGCTACATGGCCGCCAGCCCCGATTTCCAGAACGTCTACGGCTATGCCGCGAGCAAGTACAACGAGGAACTGCTGACCCTGGCCTCGAAGTACATCGGCCACACGTTCAAATGCCTGTCGCTGACGCTGGAGATGCCGTTCAAGGACAACGCCAACCTGCCCGACCCGTACGTGGGCTGGAACGGTGCCCGCAGCGCCGCGCTGGGTGCAGCGATGCTGCAGCCGATCCTGCAATCGCTGGACGACTAA
- a CDS encoding SDR family oxidoreductase — translation MADLNASTSTSTSIAAQPALDALPDPAPDPIRWQRPLHGRVALVTGAASGLGAALAAVLAAEGCDLVAADIRADALQMAMPALLGHGVRASALALDVGDPGAARAAIERCVATMGRIDILVNNAGTDVTLPLSDLSEQDWLRVINTNLNGPFLLAKHAAAHMRSQGGGDIVNVTSTAAKRAWPNASAYHASKWGLLGLSHALHAELRPHGIRVTAVVAGGMRTPFLLDRFPDLDPTRLQDPASVAQAIRHALLLPRESVIAELTVLPMQETSWP, via the coding sequence ATGGCCGACCTCAATGCCTCAACCTCAACCTCGACCTCCATCGCCGCGCAACCGGCCTTGGATGCACTTCCCGACCCCGCCCCGGACCCGATCCGCTGGCAGCGGCCCCTGCACGGCAGGGTCGCGCTCGTCACGGGCGCCGCCAGCGGGCTTGGGGCCGCGCTGGCCGCCGTGCTGGCGGCGGAAGGCTGCGACCTCGTGGCCGCCGACATCCGCGCCGACGCGCTGCAGATGGCCATGCCGGCCCTGCTCGGCCACGGCGTGCGCGCGAGCGCGCTGGCCCTCGACGTCGGCGACCCGGGTGCCGCGCGCGCCGCCATCGAACGCTGCGTCGCGACGATGGGCCGCATCGACATCCTCGTCAACAACGCCGGCACGGACGTCACCCTGCCCCTGTCCGACCTGTCCGAACAGGACTGGCTCCGTGTCATCAACACGAACCTGAACGGACCGTTCCTGCTGGCCAAGCACGCGGCCGCGCACATGCGCAGCCAGGGCGGCGGCGACATCGTCAACGTGACCTCCACGGCGGCCAAGCGGGCCTGGCCGAACGCGAGCGCCTACCACGCCAGCAAGTGGGGGCTGCTCGGGCTGTCGCATGCGCTGCATGCCGAACTGCGGCCGCACGGCATCCGCGTCACGGCCGTCGTCGCGGGCGGCATGCGCACGCCGTTCCTGCTCGACCGCTTCCCCGACCTCGACCCGACCCGGCTGCAGGATCCCGCCAGCGTCGCCCAGGCGATCCGGCACGCGCTGCTGCTGCCGCGCGAAAGCGTGATCGCGGAACTGACCGTCCTGCCCATGCAGGAAACCTCCTGGCCCTGA
- a CDS encoding glycosyltransferase family 4 protein, protein MRRLNVLTWHTHGSYLYYLSHAPHDFHVLVKPGRPPGYGGRCGPFPFGPNVHDLPADQARTQTFDCILFQEDHHWERDQYELLTPAQRALPRIYLEHDPPGLPPDDSAADARRPQWPTDVRHPVDDPAVLLVHVTPFNDLMWDSGRTPTRVIEHGVAVPDGVRWRGDVERGLVITNHLARRGRRMGADLFARLRTTLPLDLVGMGATDLGGLGEVDHPQLPAFAAAYRFLFSPVRYSSLSLSVIEAMTIGMPVVALATAEMATVIEHGVSGFAVTDTRQLAAAMRALLGDAGLARSLGEAARLQARERFAIARFSADWDAALRAVTS, encoded by the coding sequence ATGCGCCGCCTGAACGTCCTGACGTGGCACACGCATGGCAGCTACCTGTACTACCTGTCCCATGCGCCGCACGACTTTCACGTGCTGGTGAAACCGGGCCGTCCGCCCGGGTACGGCGGCCGCTGCGGCCCCTTCCCGTTCGGCCCGAACGTCCACGACCTGCCCGCCGACCAGGCGCGCACGCAGACATTCGACTGCATCCTGTTCCAGGAAGACCATCACTGGGAACGCGACCAGTACGAACTCCTTACGCCGGCCCAGCGCGCGCTGCCCCGCATCTACCTGGAACACGATCCGCCCGGACTCCCCCCGGACGACAGCGCCGCTGACGCCCGCCGGCCGCAATGGCCGACCGACGTGCGCCATCCGGTCGACGATCCCGCCGTGCTGCTCGTGCACGTCACGCCGTTCAACGACCTGATGTGGGACAGCGGCCGCACGCCGACGCGCGTCATCGAACACGGCGTCGCCGTGCCCGACGGGGTGCGCTGGCGCGGCGACGTCGAACGGGGCCTCGTGATCACGAACCACCTGGCGCGGCGCGGCCGGCGCATGGGTGCGGACCTGTTCGCCCGCCTGCGCACGACCTTGCCCCTCGACCTCGTGGGCATGGGTGCGACGGACCTGGGCGGCCTGGGCGAGGTCGACCACCCGCAACTGCCCGCGTTCGCCGCCGCCTACCGGTTCCTGTTCTCGCCCGTCCGCTATTCCAGCCTCAGCCTGTCCGTCATCGAAGCCATGACGATCGGCATGCCTGTCGTCGCGCTGGCGACGGCCGAGATGGCGACCGTGATCGAGCATGGCGTCTCCGGCTTCGCCGTGACCGACACGCGCCAGCTCGCCGCCGCCATGCGCGCGCTGCTCGGCGACGCCGGCCTGGCGCGCAGCCTGGGCGAGGCGGCGCGGCTGCAGGCGCGCGAACGCTTCGCCATCGCCCGCTTCAGCGCCGACTGGGATGCCGCGCTGCGTGCCGTGACCAGTTGA
- a CDS encoding glycosyltransferase family 9 protein, producing the protein MTATWLQARRILCVRLDSLGDVLMCTPAMRALRQAVPGRTLTLLSSPSGAAALPFIPELDDAIAWSAPWTKSATPATASATAPAPLATLAARAFDAAVIFTTYTQSALPAALLCQLAGIPLRLAHCRENPYDLLTDWVPEPEPATLVRHEVQRQLALVQRVGCRSADLGLSFVPRPADFTAARARLTAAGIDPDRPWILLHPGASAASRRYPAGHWAHVLRLLAQELQLPLVLTGSAEECELVDGIQFASAVPAVSLAGRLALGELGAALRLAAIVVTNNTGPAHMAAAVGTPVVDLYALTNPQHTPWNVRSRVLFHDVPCRFCYRSTCPEGHQACLDGVAPQRVVEAVRELLGATQAAPAAVPT; encoded by the coding sequence ATGACGGCCACGTGGCTGCAAGCCCGGCGCATCCTGTGCGTGCGCCTCGACTCCCTCGGCGACGTGCTGATGTGCACCCCGGCCATGCGCGCGCTGCGCCAGGCCGTGCCCGGCCGCACGCTGACCCTGCTGAGCTCCCCGTCCGGCGCCGCCGCCCTGCCCTTCATTCCCGAGCTGGACGACGCCATCGCCTGGTCGGCGCCGTGGACAAAATCCGCCACGCCGGCCACCGCTTCGGCCACCGCTCCGGCCCCGCTCGCCACGCTCGCCGCACGCGCCTTCGACGCGGCCGTGATCTTCACGACCTACACGCAGAGCGCGCTGCCGGCGGCCCTGCTGTGCCAGCTGGCCGGCATCCCGCTGCGGCTGGCGCACTGCCGCGAAAACCCGTACGACCTGCTGACCGACTGGGTGCCCGAGCCCGAGCCGGCCACGCTCGTGCGGCACGAAGTCCAGCGCCAGCTGGCCCTCGTGCAGCGGGTCGGATGCCGCAGCGCCGACCTTGGCCTGTCGTTCGTCCCCCGTCCGGCGGACTTTACGGCGGCGCGGGCACGCCTGACCGCCGCCGGCATCGACCCGGACCGGCCTTGGATCCTGCTGCATCCGGGCGCCAGCGCGGCTTCGCGCCGCTATCCGGCGGGACACTGGGCACACGTGCTGCGCCTGCTGGCGCAGGAACTGCAACTGCCCCTCGTGCTCACGGGCAGCGCGGAGGAATGCGAGCTCGTCGACGGCATCCAGTTCGCCAGCGCCGTGCCTGCCGTCTCGCTCGCGGGACGGCTTGCGCTGGGCGAGCTGGGCGCGGCACTGCGCCTGGCGGCCATCGTCGTGACCAACAACACCGGACCCGCCCACATGGCCGCGGCCGTGGGTACGCCCGTCGTCGACCTGTACGCCCTGACCAACCCGCAACACACGCCGTGGAACGTGCGCAGCCGCGTCCTGTTCCACGATGTGCCGTGCCGCTTCTGCTACAGGAGCACGTGTCCGGAAGGCCACCAGGCGTGCCTGGACGGCGTCGCGCCGCAGCGTGTCGTCGAGGCCGTGCGCGAGCTGCTGGGCGCGACGCAGGCAGCGCCGGCGGCGGTGCCGACCTGA
- the ftsH gene encoding ATP-dependent zinc metalloprotease FtsH encodes MLWYWLFAIVLFMLFQSVTDVITSSPLAYSEFKELLHGGKVNEVTLAETSVSGTLKSGGLDAILPRNRAESVKCNADGLCPFNAVRVADPDLVKELDAAHVRYFGQQHSEWLSTLLSWALPLLLLFWMWGVMAKRGGVAAGLFDVGKSRARVYMQSKTGVSFNDVAGIDEARDELMEIVEFLKNPQRYRRLGGRIPKGVLIVGPPGTGKTLLARAVAGEAGVPFFSISGSEFVEMFVGVGAARVRDMFVQAQKVAPCIIFIDELDALGRARGVAGVVGGYNEQEQTLNQLLVEMDGFDTNKGVIILGATNRPEILDPALLRPGRFDRHVALDRPDLKGRQKILQVHAREVRLAPDVDLAAVAAKTPGLAGADLANLINEAALLAARRGKERVERSDLEEAVDRVIAGMEKRSRLINPMEKETVAFHEAGHALTAEFRAHADRVAKVSIIPRGIAALGYTQQLPAEDRYLLKKSELLDRMDVMLGGRVAEELVFGDLSTGAQNDLQMATDLARHMVAQYGMSERLGLATFEQPAAAPYAPVQPPNTAYSERTARLIDAEIARLLDEAHQRVRVTLREQRPLLDALARQLLDHETVERDALQALVRAHAVRPVVAPSAPPTAEPVADKQSGR; translated from the coding sequence ATGCTGTGGTACTGGCTGTTCGCCATCGTCCTGTTCATGCTGTTCCAGTCGGTGACGGACGTGATCACGTCGTCGCCGCTGGCGTACAGCGAGTTCAAGGAGCTCCTGCACGGCGGCAAGGTCAACGAGGTCACGCTGGCGGAGACGAGCGTGTCCGGCACGCTCAAGTCCGGCGGCCTCGACGCCATCCTGCCCCGCAACCGCGCCGAGTCCGTCAAGTGCAATGCGGATGGGCTGTGCCCGTTCAACGCCGTCCGGGTGGCCGATCCGGATCTCGTCAAGGAGCTCGACGCGGCGCACGTGCGCTACTTCGGCCAGCAGCACAGTGAATGGCTGAGTACGCTGCTGTCGTGGGCGCTGCCGCTGCTCCTGCTGTTCTGGATGTGGGGTGTCATGGCGAAGCGGGGTGGCGTTGCGGCCGGGCTGTTTGATGTGGGCAAGAGCCGGGCCCGGGTCTACATGCAGAGTAAGACCGGCGTGAGTTTCAACGACGTGGCCGGCATCGACGAGGCGCGCGACGAGTTGATGGAGATCGTCGAGTTTCTCAAGAATCCGCAGCGCTACCGGCGGCTCGGCGGGCGCATTCCGAAAGGGGTGCTGATCGTCGGGCCGCCCGGCACCGGCAAGACCCTGCTTGCCCGGGCCGTGGCCGGGGAGGCCGGGGTGCCGTTCTTTTCGATTAGCGGCTCGGAATTCGTCGAGATGTTCGTCGGCGTGGGCGCTGCCCGCGTGCGCGACATGTTCGTGCAGGCGCAGAAGGTGGCGCCCTGCATCATTTTCATCGACGAGCTCGATGCGCTGGGCCGGGCGCGCGGCGTGGCCGGCGTCGTCGGCGGCTACAACGAGCAGGAGCAGACGCTCAACCAGCTGCTCGTCGAGATGGACGGCTTCGACACCAACAAGGGCGTGATCATCCTCGGCGCCACCAACCGTCCGGAGATCCTCGACCCGGCCCTGCTGCGTCCCGGCCGCTTCGACCGCCACGTCGCGCTCGACCGGCCGGACCTGAAGGGCCGCCAGAAGATCCTCCAGGTGCACGCGCGCGAGGTCAGGCTGGCGCCGGACGTGGACCTGGCGGCCGTGGCCGCGAAGACGCCCGGTCTTGCGGGTGCCGACCTCGCCAACCTGATCAACGAGGCGGCGCTGCTGGCTGCGCGGCGCGGCAAGGAGCGGGTCGAGCGTAGCGACCTCGAGGAAGCCGTCGACCGTGTCATCGCGGGCATGGAAAAGCGCTCGCGCCTGATCAATCCGATGGAAAAGGAAACCGTGGCGTTCCACGAGGCGGGGCATGCGTTGACGGCGGAGTTCCGCGCCCATGCCGATCGCGTGGCCAAGGTGTCGATCATCCCCCGCGGCATCGCGGCACTCGGCTATACGCAGCAGTTGCCGGCCGAGGACCGCTACCTGCTGAAGAAGAGCGAACTGCTGGACCGGATGGACGTGATGCTCGGCGGACGCGTGGCGGAGGAACTCGTGTTCGGCGACCTGTCCACGGGGGCGCAGAACGACTTGCAGATGGCGACAGACCTCGCGCGCCACATGGTCGCGCAGTACGGGATGAGCGAGCGCCTCGGACTCGCGACGTTCGAGCAGCCGGCCGCCGCGCCGTATGCGCCGGTCCAGCCGCCGAATACGGCGTACAGCGAACGCACCGCGCGCCTGATCGATGCGGAGATCGCCCGGCTGTTGGACGAGGCGCATCAGCGCGTCCGGGTCACGCTGCGCGAGCAGCGGCCGCTGCTGGATGCGCTGGCCCGCCAACTGCTCGACCACGAAACCGTCGAACGCGACGCGCTGCAGGCGCTCGTGCGTGCGCATGCGGTGCGACCCGTCGTCGCACCGTCCGCGCCGCCGACCGCGGAACCGGTGGCGGACAAACAGTCCGGACGGTGA
- a CDS encoding KGG domain-containing protein — translation MASSNQGNKQSGGTKNRGFASMDPERQRQIASEGGKAAHQKGTAHEFTSEEARRAGSMSHGNRQSASGSSSRSSSKGNKQ, via the coding sequence ATGGCATCCAGCAACCAAGGCAACAAACAGAGTGGCGGCACCAAAAACCGCGGTTTTGCATCGATGGATCCGGAGCGTCAGCGCCAGATCGCCAGCGAAGGCGGCAAGGCTGCTCACCAGAAGGGCACCGCCCATGAATTCACCTCGGAAGAGGCACGTCGCGCAGGCAGCATGAGCCATGGCAACCGCCAGTCGGCTTCGGGCTCGTCGTCGCGCAGCTCGTCCAAGGGCAACAAGCAGTAA
- a CDS encoding glycosyltransferase yields MKLDDQPRAAATPRPAHPAGSRRIALISDHASPLAAPGSIDCGGQNVYVAHLARELALAGHLVDVFTRRDDAKQKQLVRWRENLRVVNVPAGPAHYVPKEQMLPHIPSFSRFTARFARHQPVPYDIVHANFFMSGMVARHLKQALGLPFVITFHALGRVRRLAQGTADAFPAARTRIESGLMRHADRIIAECQQDRQDMERLYGASGERIAIAPCGFDPDELWPMPRDEARAALALDPDRFTVLQLGRMVPRKGVDTVIEAVALLRAAYGIDAGLLVVGGDAQPGGRDGAELARLRALAHTLGIDGHVQFAGQQPRAALRLWYGAADVFATTPWYEPFGITPVEAMACARPVVGADVGGIKSTVVDGTTGFLVPARDPQALAARLARLQRDPPLARTMGEAGLRRAYRHYTWRTVAQQVAAVYAAVLAEARAPIALPQPQE; encoded by the coding sequence ATGAAACTCGACGACCAGCCACGCGCTGCCGCGACGCCCCGTCCGGCCCACCCTGCCGGCAGCCGCCGCATCGCCCTCATCAGCGACCACGCATCGCCGCTCGCCGCACCGGGCAGCATCGATTGCGGCGGCCAGAACGTCTACGTCGCGCATCTCGCGCGCGAGCTGGCGCTGGCCGGCCACCTCGTCGACGTCTTCACCCGCCGCGACGACGCGAAGCAGAAGCAGCTCGTGCGCTGGCGCGAGAACCTGCGCGTCGTCAACGTGCCCGCCGGGCCGGCCCATTACGTCCCCAAGGAGCAGATGCTGCCCCACATCCCGTCCTTTTCCCGCTTCACCGCCCGCTTCGCCCGCCACCAGCCGGTCCCGTACGACATCGTGCACGCCAACTTCTTCATGTCCGGCATGGTCGCCCGCCACCTCAAGCAGGCGCTCGGCCTGCCGTTCGTGATCACCTTCCACGCGCTCGGCCGCGTGCGCCGCCTCGCGCAGGGCACGGCGGACGCGTTTCCGGCGGCGCGCACACGCATCGAAAGCGGCCTGATGCGGCACGCCGACCGCATCATCGCGGAATGCCAGCAGGACCGGCAGGATATGGAACGCCTGTACGGCGCCAGCGGCGAACGCATCGCGATCGCCCCATGCGGCTTCGATCCCGACGAGCTGTGGCCCATGCCGCGCGACGAGGCCCGTGCCGCGCTCGCGCTCGACCCCGACCGCTTCACCGTGCTCCAGCTCGGACGCATGGTGCCGCGCAAGGGCGTGGACACCGTGATCGAAGCGGTCGCGCTGCTGCGTGCCGCGTACGGCATCGATGCCGGACTGCTCGTCGTCGGCGGCGACGCCCAGCCGGGCGGACGCGACGGCGCGGAACTGGCACGGCTGCGCGCCCTCGCCCATACGCTGGGCATCGACGGCCACGTGCAGTTCGCCGGCCAGCAGCCGCGCGCGGCGCTGCGGCTCTGGTATGGCGCGGCGGACGTGTTCGCCACGACGCCGTGGTACGAGCCCTTCGGCATCACGCCCGTCGAAGCGATGGCCTGCGCCCGTCCCGTCGTCGGTGCCGACGTGGGCGGCATCAAGAGCACCGTCGTCGACGGCACGACCGGCTTCCTCGTGCCGGCGCGCGACCCGCAGGCGCTGGCCGCGCGCCTCGCCCGCCTGCAGCGCGATCCTCCGCTTGCGCGCACGATGGGCGAAGCCGGACTGCGCCGTGCCTACCGCCATTACACGTGGCGCACCGTCGCCCAGCAGGTCGCGGCCGTCTATGCCGCCGTCCTTGCCGAAGCGCGCGCCCCCATCGCCCTGCCCCAACCCCAGGAGTAA